In Nitrospirae bacterium CG2_30_53_67, the following proteins share a genomic window:
- a CDS encoding ABC transporter, whose amino-acid sequence MITINHVVKQYGGYTAVDGLCLELKEGEIYGLLGPNGAGKTTTIKMIMGLLKPTSGTIRIAGYDIQKEPIPAKKMISYVPDRAYLYEKLTAWEFLRFIAGLYELDDQTLKDRGQELLKLFELEKWQDELIGNFSHGMKQRLCMASAFLRKPKILILDEPTVGLDPKGARLLREMMQSSRDHGMTIMMSTHILEIAEKMCDRMGIILKGRLIAEGTSEEIRQQASMSGRGLEDVFLHLTGGEEMADLIKIL is encoded by the coding sequence ATGATCACCATCAATCATGTTGTCAAACAGTACGGAGGTTATACGGCCGTGGACGGCCTCTGTCTTGAACTCAAGGAGGGAGAGATCTACGGACTGCTCGGTCCCAACGGCGCCGGCAAGACCACGACCATCAAGATGATCATGGGGCTTTTGAAGCCGACCTCAGGGACCATCAGGATCGCCGGGTATGACATCCAGAAAGAACCGATCCCGGCCAAAAAGATGATCAGCTACGTGCCTGACCGGGCGTACCTCTATGAAAAACTGACGGCATGGGAATTCCTCCGTTTCATTGCAGGACTCTATGAACTGGATGATCAGACCTTAAAGGATCGGGGGCAGGAACTTCTGAAACTTTTCGAGCTCGAAAAATGGCAGGATGAACTCATCGGTAACTTCTCGCACGGGATGAAGCAGCGCCTCTGCATGGCTTCGGCATTCCTCAGAAAACCGAAAATCCTGATCCTGGACGAGCCCACGGTGGGTCTCGATCCCAAGGGGGCGAGGCTTTTAAGGGAGATGATGCAGTCTTCCAGGGACCACGGGATGACGATCATGATGTCCACCCATATCCTTGAGATTGCGGAGAAGATGTGCGACCGGATGGGGATCATCCTGAAGGGAAGGCTGATTGCGGAAGGGACCTCCGAAGAAATCCGGCAGCAGGCCAGCATGAGCGGCAGAGGGCTGGAGGATGTTTTCCTCCACCTTACCGGCGGCGAGGAGATGGCGGATCTGATCAAGATCCTGTAG